The genomic region ATACGTACAATATCTGCTTTTTTACCAGAAAATTCGGCTAAACAATCATCTATCAAGTTACGTTTTTCTTCCAGCTCTTTATCCAACTGATTGAATTCCTCTTCACTTACAAACCATTTCCACTCACTGTCTTCATCATCAATAATTGTTGATTCAGTCTCTCGAACAGATTTAATTTTCTTTAATTCCTCCATCAACTTATAATGAGCAATAGTGGCTAAATACGCTTTAAAACCATCTTCTTGGGTGGAGTGTTTCTTTTTGTCATACTCCCAATCTAAAGGAGAATCCCATATCTTAATAAATACTTCTGAGGTTACTGTTAATGCAAGTTCTTCTCTTTGCAGTGTGAATCCAATATGCTGGTACGTTACATTGTAAACAAATTTTCTGAAATGCTCATATAATATTGATATTGATTTTTTGGCTTCAGAAGGAGAGTCTTCCTTCACAGCAATTTCTAATAATTGGGTTTCTATGTCCATAAACACCTTCAATATTATATGATAAGAGTGTGACAAAATTTTACGTGTCACACATTGTTCATATAACTATATAAAT from Zunongwangia profunda SM-A87 harbors:
- a CDS encoding sigma-70 family RNA polymerase sigma factor, with amino-acid sequence MDIETQLLEIAVKEDSPSEAKKSISILYEHFRKFVYNVTYQHIGFTLQREELALTVTSEVFIKIWDSPLDWEYDKKKHSTQEDGFKAYLATIAHYKLMEELKKIKSVRETESTIIDDEDSEWKWFVSEEEFNQLDKELEEKRNLIDDCLAEFSGKKADIVRMYFLLYDDEKRMTKEKIILMEKTFETTWQNIRQIISRSKKKIESMLKDKL